One Bythopirellula goksoeyrii genomic window, GAATCCTAGCAGCGTGGCTACGGCGCTTGTCGTTTGGAGTTTTCGTCTGCCAGATCACGGAAGTACTGCTCAATCAACTGGCGATAGTGAGCGGGGAATTCTCGGCCAATCTGTTGAAGTGCTTCTTCGCGTTCTTTGGGAGGGAGGTCTCCCCAGCCCGCCTGATTGCCAATGTCCTTCTGGTCGACTTTTCCGGGCGCCTTGAGTGAAGGGAGTTGGCTGTCCTGCATAGGTGTGGAGCTTTGTGCAGAACCACTACTCGAGCTTGATTGCTGCTGTTGCTCTTCGATTTTCTTGATGAGGTCGTCCAATGAATCCACAACTCCTTTCTCAACTACCTGAACTTGCTTTCCGGCTTGCCCTAAGTCCAATCGACGCCGCACGTCGTTCATTCGCCGTGAGACGTGATCGAGCGATTCATCCTGAAGGCTGGCAAGATCTTGCTCGATTAGCTCAGCGACCTCACGGTAGCGGACAGGGATCGCGTCCTCTTGTTCCAAAAGTTCCACCAGGGCAGCCCGACTGCGGTCGGGTTCGACTACTTGATGATGAGCTACCATACGACAGAACAGCAGACTGGCAGGGTCGACAACATCTTCGGGATCGATGTCGTCTAACATTGCCAAGGCGTCGTCGTATCTGGCATGTTGGGTGAGCCAGCGCGCCACATAGAGCCGCACGTTTTCTTGGACCGATTCAGGGAGCTGACTCGAACTGAGCCAAGTCGTGTCTGGAGGAAGCGGCTCAAAGGATTGCTCGTTGCATTGAGCCAAAAGTTTGGCGACTTGTGGGTTCACAATTGCGGCGGTTTCGACGACTAAATCAAGAAGTGCGGGACCATCTGTGTCACGCAGGGACATTGACGGCCATAGTGTACGGGCTTCTTGGGACAAAGTCGGATTGACGGGCATATCGTCAATCCAAGAGAAGACCTGTTTGCGCACCGCTTCATAGGTCGGGGGATGCCATGAGGGTTCGAAGGTAAGTTGCCCAAGAGAGGCAGGCACCGCGAAGAGGCAAGCCAGGGGTAGCGCGGTAATCACGTTGAGACGGATGAAATGATTCATTTTTATTGGTTGGCCCCCTGATGGAGATCGCGAGTTGCCTCGAAGATGTGACCCTGTCGTTCTGACAACTGATCGAGCGCTTCGAGCAGTTCTGCGTCTTCAGCTTGATCCCCTTTTATGAGCGTGGCATAAAACTCCGTTCGACGATTCACACGCATCTGCAATGCTCGAATCATACGCAATTCGGCCAATTGGTCTACCAGAGGTTGTTCCCCTGGTTGGCCACCCCCCCCTTGCTGTTGGCTGGCACGCTGTTCGCGCATCTCTTTTAGGGCTTGTTGCAACGCGGCGAGCATCTCCTCTAGCGTCTCAATAATATCCTGCTCTACCGCTTGAGTGATTTTATCGGTCTTGACACTTCGCAAACGACCGGCAACCGTCTGCATGTCTTCGCGGACCTGCTGAAGTGCTTCAGGAAACGCAACCGAAGAACCATCTTCTTTTAGGAGGATCAATGCGCGATCGACCTCTCCGACGATTTGTTCTTCCTTGCGACCCAATGTGGCCGAGGCAATCTCGAGTTCATGCTCGGCAACGCGATCAACAGATTCGTTGAGTTTGAGGGTTTGGTCGTAGACGTTGTTCTGTGCTTCAAGCATCTTGCGTAGCCGGGCTTCGAGCATGACAAGCATGCGTTCTAGTTCTTCTTCGCGCAGCTGTCTGAGGATTTTCTCTAACTCAGCTTTTGCTTGTTCTAAATCCCGCAGGGCTTGTTCCTGCTCTTTCACGGACTCGTCTCGCTGAGCTTCATCGAGTCGTTCCTGGGCTTGTTGCATCCGCTGTTGCGCCTGCTTAAGTTTCTCAACAGCACTGTCGGCAGGGCTCTGCTGTTGCTGTTCTTGGTCAGAACTCTGAGGCGAACCGCTGGAGTTGTTTCCCTGGCCTTGGGAAGGTTGTCCTGAGGACTTGCTAGGCTTTCCTTCGGAGGGTTCGCCGGAAGAGGGTGAGGGTTGCGACGGGGAAGATTCGCTCGGACTCGATTCCGCTGGAGAGGATTCCGACGGGGAAGCATCACCAGGAGGAGTTTCGGAACTTTCAGCGGACTTGCCTTCAGAGGAAGGACTCGCATCTTGACTTTTTGACTCTGAACTCTTGGGCGATAGTTTCGAGGTACCTTCGGTCTCAGCAATCTGCTCACCAAGTTTGCCGGCAGACTCCGCGGTGCGTCCTTGGTCATCACTCAGTTCTTCCTGAGAATCACCCCCTGCGGTGCGGGCCTTTATGCCGCGTTGCTGGCGAATGAGCTTATTTAACTCGGCCAGATACTTGCTAATTCTCTTGGTCTGAGATTCGATTTGCCGATCGCGATCCTCCTGGAGCAATAACTCCAGCATGGCTTGCAGTTCAGAATGCAATGAAGTTTGGACTTCACTGGCCTCGCTGAGTCGGTCTTGCTTAAGTGCGTCGATGACTGATCGAAACTGTTCGGGCAATTCTTTCTCTCGGCTCTTTGCGACCAGTTGCCGCAATAGCTCTGCGCGCCGAGGCTGGGTTGATTTGGAAAGCTCGGCCAGGCGGCCTGCCAAGAGTTCCAAGCGATCAAACTGTTCGGCGAGGCCGGCTTCTTTCTCGGCCAGTTGAGGTGGGCTCGGATTAGAATCTTGCTCGGCCGCTTGCGCGGCGCAGGGAATAACTATCGCAAGCAATGTTACCCAAGCAAGGATGTAGGTGTTACCGTGATGACGCAAGCGAGGGGGCATAACTAATTCCTGGTATCACTTCCTATTCGTCGTCCAACAGGCTGCGGAGTTTTTCTAGTCGCCGGGCGCGGGTCGCTTCGTTCAATTCCTTTTGCTCAGTGACGATGCCACGCAGTAACTCCACTAGTTCATTGTAACTCTCAAGTTCCAACATGCGGTCTAAAATTCGCTGCATTGCCTCAATTACCACGTCGGATTGGATAATTGCCTCGGATTGGACACGGGTATTTTCATGCGCTTCGTCGAGAGCGGCGGGTAATTTGAGCACTTGTGTTTCCAGTTTCGGCATGAGATTCTTAGCAACTTCATGGAGTGGCTCGGCGATATTGTTCTGGAGCCGCTCAGTCAACTCCTCAGTGGAAATCCGATTGTTTTCTAGTTCGATGACTATGTCCTCAAAACCTTCGGCGACTCCCAGAGTTTCGAATGTTAACTGCGTGATATTCTGCAAAACGCCACTCACACGAAGCTTGTCTCGCTCCCGGCGTAGAACCTTATCTTCTTCAGCCAGTGGAGTGCCCTCATCTGATTTGGGTTCAAGCTCGATTCGCGTTAGCAATTCTCGTGTGGCAATCATTTTCTCGTGGATTGCTTCAAATCTTTGGCGGAGTCCCAGTTCCCGCTTTTCTAAGATTGACCGCAATTCGGAATCCGTGACTACATCGAGTACAAACCGTTGGCTGGAACCGATGTGGGGGGCCTGCTCAAGGTTGTAGGCGTCTTGAGCTTTCACCGACAGCGTAAGTTGTTGGCCAGGCTTGAGGGCCAGAGTTTTCTTATGCGTTTGCGGACTTGTGGCTGCCAAATCAAAGCGGCCCAGTTCTGCGATGTCTCGTCCAGTAATGGATGAGGCAGGTAATTCACGGCGCTGTGGTTCAAGCTTGTCCGTTTGTCCTTCGATCCAGGCCGAAGTGACGGCATAGTCATCTCGTATAGCCCCAGAAAATGGAATCGTAGCCTGGGGAGTCACCGCTGAACCAATGCCTCGCAGTTGGACGGCGACTTCTGGGATTTCGTCGGGAACGACCGAAACCATTAGGCGGTAGGGCTCTCGGTTACTAACGCCGTCAGTGTCTTGTACGTCGACCAAGAGTACGCGGTCAATCTTGGCAGTATCGAGTGGTATGGCGAACCGTCGTGGATCGTCTGCCGACATGCTTGCGTTGAGTTGCTCTTTTGTTCCCGAATCGTAGACTTGCACACCGCGTAGGGATTTGTTGACTTCGATCTGGCAAATCGACTGCGTACCTTGTGGGATTTCGATACGGCCACTGAATGGGAGTGTCTGAGGAACACGCCGCAAATAGGCCGGGAACTCACACTCCAACTCGGTACGAACGATCTGAGGTCGCTCCACCACATGCAAACGGAGATCGTAGATGCGGTCGTCTCCTCCAATCAAATCAAAGCTGATATCGGACGCGAGGTTTTTGAATTCGTACTGAAATGGTTGAGAATCAGCCTGGCCGGCTTGCGCCTGACCAATCTGTGTCATCGTATCTCGGCCCCGACGTCCGTCCGGTAGTCGGTAGCGGATTTCGACTTGTTCTGGTGCAACGTGTTCATCGAGGAGTGAAGCTCGGACTTTCAGCTCAAAATTGTCGTCTCGTGCAATGTTGATGACGCGCTGTCCATCGACTTCGTCGAAGCCTGTCACTGCCAGTTGCACCCGGCGTGGCCAAGGGGTGTTAGACAACTGGATGCGTTGGAGGAAAAATGCAAACGCGTCGGTATGTATTGTTGCAAAAACGGCAATCGATCCGCAGAGCAATAGAGCGATGGCACACTTCCAGAGCAGGGGGCCGTAGCGGAAGATTTGACTCAATTCCACATGGGCGAGTTTTGCGCTGGCTTCAGCACTCGTGTGCTCAAGTAATTCAGACTCTGTCGGAGTCAGCGACTCCGCATGACGTTGGCCTTGGATGGTAGTCACGAGGCTTTGTTGAATATCTGGAAAATTTCGCTCAACCAACAGGGCAAGGCTGCTATCCGGAAGTCGCGCAAAAAGTCTAGACAGGAGTGACTTCCAGGTTAGAACAGCCATCGCAAGAATGACGCCAATGCCGAACACAACACGGACTAGCGGCGATGGCTCAAACATCCAGTCCAGAAAAAGCATCAGCCAGAAGGCGAGGCAGATACCTATCACCACGGTCGCCAATCCTTCTACCAAGACATACCCTCGCACTAGCCAGCGCAGCGAGCGAACTTTGCTGCGAACTAATTTCGGAATCGTATAGGATAGGGCAACGGTCGACATGTGATCTTTCAAGCCAGTTTCATCAAGCGGCGGAGCAACCATTCCAAACAGAGGGCACCACAGATTACTCCCATCAGTATTTTATTAAGCCACTGCGTAAAGTCAGTGTCCGGCGTGCCACGTAGAATGCGGGTTTCTGCGCGGCTTTCGATCAGTTGATCAATGGGGCGAATTATATTCTCTTCGTTGCTGCTGTCGTCACCATGAATCGCGTGATCCAAACTGGTGTAGTATTTGCCATCGGAAAGTTGCGCAAGTTGAGCAAGCAACTCATCGTTGCGCTGGGTATTCTCAAACTCCAGATCGGGCAATACAGCTTGGATTCTGCGCACCATTTGTTCGTCGACCGAGTCCGGTACGGCAAGTTCGATACGATACGATCCTGCCTGTTTGACGGTAAATTGGCCGATAAAGTTCCCCGGTCGGCTCTTGTCCGCCTTGAGCAACAAGTTCTGGCCTTCACCCTGGTCGTTGACAACCCTTGCAAGAACGTTGTCGGCGAGAAGTGGTTCGCGACTTGCTGCGAGGAGTTGAGCTCGCACCACCACATCGCTACCAACTGCGTACCGGTCTTGTTCAACGAGTAGACGGCCTCGCGAAGACCCTTTCATGAGTCTACCCTGACTGACATGTCGAATCAGGCGGGTAGTGAGAACTTCGAAATGGCTTGGATCCAGAGCCCGCAATCGCCAAAGCTCTCCGCTCCCCAAGTAAAACACGCGCCCTCCACCATAAAACTGTTCAGCCATGTAGACTGGATAGTCTGCGGTGAGACTGGCATCGGGATCACCGTAGTAACCCAGCACGCGGGCGCCTGCCTTGGGACCTTTCACGGCATAGCATCCATAGACCCCAGGGAACTCCGACCAGAGCAGCTGGCTTTCGTTCGGATCATCGGTCAGAGAAAGGAACTCGGCTTCTTCCCCTTCGCGGGTAAATAAGATCGGCCATGGGGTCGTCGAACCATAGAGGCCGTCATCGAGTAGAGTCAGGCGGCGCTGGAACTCGACAGGATAGAGTGAGCGAATTTTCGTGTGTTCGGGACTCTGTGACCAACTCAGGGTATAAATTGGCCCCGCCACAACGATAAGTCCTCCTGCTTCTTCGGCGACCCACGATTCCAACAGATCAACTTGACGTGCATCGAGGAATTCCCAATTGGGGTCGAATGCGACAATGCAGTCGTATTCGTAGAGTTCCTCTTTTGTCTGAGGGAATTCGTGAAGAATCTGATCGGCTTCTTGGGAAACCGCACCGCTGGCCGATTGTACCCAAACATCGACTTTGGCGTGTCGATCCCGATACAACTGGTTTCGTAAGAATTGGTAGTCTCGACTCGCTCCGCCAGCGATCAGCAGCACCCGCGTGCTTGCTTCAACGACTTCCAATTCGACTTCGCGTCGATTGTCGCCAGCGTATTGATCTTCCGAAGATTCGGCAACTTTCATTTCCAGAATCAAGCTGCCGATGGCGGCAGGTTCTATCTCAAATTCCACGGGGACAACTTGTTGCTCGTCGGTGAAATGAACTTCCTGCTCCTCGACTAATGAAGTGACTGCATTCTGTGATTGGGCCTCACGTGCGTAGAGTTGCACTTTTGCAGAGCGGCCTGCAAAGCCTTCAGCTTGGATTACACCCGTAACGGTCGTGCGATCTTCGGGATAGACTCGTGCCGGAGCGTTGAGTTCCTGGATGCGGACATTTCTGCGGGGCTCGCTAGAACCAACTCCAACAGTGTAAAGTGGCACTGAGGAACGATTTTCTGCGTTGAATAGGGAAAGGGCGTCGATGCCTGTATTTTGATCCCCGTCGGTAATGACAATGACTCCGGCAAGTTGGCCCGTACGCTGCTGCTTGAGCATACTGCGAAGGGCATCACCAAGTCGCGTTTCTCTGCCGCGGGGCTCGAGTAGTTCGGACCAATCAAGTTCTTCCGCAGAAGACTCCGAAGCAGAGGGGTCCGTTGGTTGTAGTTCCTCAATTTCGCTTTTGTTGCGGTTCCAACTTGCCACTTTATGGGTCTCTCGATCGAAAGTGGCTAGCTCAACCTTGTGTTGCTGACGCAAAGCGTCCAGGAATTCGGAGTCCTTCAGCGCATTCTCAACGGCCTTTCCTCGCGATTCTGATTGCCCGTCGGCAACTTGCAGATCAGAAACCGACATACTCTGGCTGGTATCGACCAGTACTGCGACATGAGAGTCTGAGACGATCTGTTGATCGATACGCTTTTCCAACCCCAAGAAAAACAGTGCCGCTCCCAACCAGGCGGAAATGCGCAATGCGGGAAACAGGATTCGTAGCCAGGGAGACATCGTGTCACTCTCACGCCGGTAGAGCCAAATGACACAGGCGACTATGAGCAGTGCTCCTACGCCCAACAAGAACCAAAGTAGTCGGGGATCGTCGACTTGGGCCAATCGGCGTAGTTCCCATGTGACGAAATGTTGGGCATTTCCGTTCGGTGTCACCGCAAGCAAGGGGTTCATCGACTGCTCCCCCCCACCCCACCATGGTAGCTTGCCTTGTAGGCGAGGCATTGCTCTGCGATCAGAGCAATCACAAGCAGAGCCAAGAAGGTGTCGCCAAGTCGGAAACCGGCAAGTTGGTCCTCTGATGCTGTCAGTTGCGAAGCGATCGAATATCGGTAGTCGATGCCTTCTAGTTGGGCAGATAGGTTTTCGCGATCCAATAGATTCAAGTCTCCCTCGCTCGGAGCTACATTGACGGCGATGAATTTTCTAGCATTAGCCTGCTGCAATGGCGATAGTTCAAATTGCCAGATGCCACTGACATTCCCTTTGCCGGCGTCCACCTCATAGTTGCCGCCCTCTATGCGAGTCGAGAGATTGAGGACTTCTTCTTGGCCACTCTGCGGAGCACGAACGATGACTTCGGGTTGGTATTCATCTTCGGCGAGATTGAAACTCAATTCGCTGCCGACTTCTCGAACCTCGAAGTTGCGGCGGGCGGCAGTCAGGTAGCCAGCCAGCTCGTTGGCGACCACCGGGAAGACGGGATTCACGCACCAGTTGCTCCAAACACCGAGCGTGGTGGGGCTTGGCGACAATTTGCATAGCTGTACCACGACACGACCTTTGCCCAGTTTTTTCTCGACCACAAACGGCGCATCGTTTCGCAGTCGCGCCAAGACGCGAGTGTCTCCAGGCAAGTCTTGTAGATGCTTGATCGCGTAATAGAAATTTACCTTGGCTACGGAGAGAAAACTGTTTCGTTGGCCTGAGAAAATACGGAACACTGGGTGGTCTTCGACCTCGACATCGGGGGTCTCTTCATCGCCAACACTAAGCAATTGATTTGGCACATCCAGTTCCACAGGCATGATTCCCGTGCCGTCGCGATAGAGTTGCTCGTTGTAAAATGATCGCTGTACTTCCGTGCCCAGGAAAATGGCAACCCCACCTCCGCTGCGAATGTAGTCTTCCAATGCACTGACTTCGGATTCGTCGAGACGCGGTACATCGAGCAGAAAGATAGCGGCGAATTTCTCGAGTTGATCGTGATTTCTCAAGAAGCTCGCTGGTTCAACGCGGGGACTCCAGCCGGGTTTAGCTGAGCCGCCGGGGCTGAGTGCTGTGCGGAGATAGTAGGAATCGTCCCCCGCCCCAGAGCCATCGATTACCAAGAGCGGAAAACTATTGGGAACGTCGCACGCAAAGTATCGCGAGTTGTCAGTTGCTAGGGCATCGCTGGGGAGTTGGGCAGTTAGCTGATGGGGGCCAGCGTCGGGGAAAGAAATGCGAAACCGCCGAGTGACCGTTTGGCCAGGGGCGATTTCATCGAATTCTACTGCAGGGAGTTTATGACCGTCTTGCGTGACGGCTACTGGGACGGCAACGGCAGCTTGGTCGCCGAAGTTAGACACGCTCACTTCCATCCAAGTTTCGACACCTGCAGCACGGATCCCCGACTCTGGCTCCAAACGGGTGATCGCAAGATTGGGATGCGTGAGGTCAACACACTGGACCAGGTGCATGTCCGCAACTTGCTGGCGAAGTTGTCCTAGAAGTTGTCTGGTTTGGTTGTTGTCGGTCCACTGCGTGCTACGAAAATCAGAGATGACGTACGCAATCCGTGACTCGCCGGTTTCGCTTTCTGGCAAGGCAAGCGCCGCCTGAAAAGCTTCGCTGGGGCCTGCTGCAGTTTCGGTGACCGGTTCGCTCTCAAGAGCGGAGTTGATTGCTTCGATTGTTTCTCGATCAAGAGTTCGACTGGCAAATTTCAGTTCGTTGCCTGCTGAGAGGTCCGTTGCACTGGAAAAACGGAGCAGGGTAATCTTTTGCGTACCCGCCTTGGCCGTCGCTTGCTGGAGAATCTGACTGACGGCGCGTTTCGCTTCGTCCCAGCCTGTGGAGTCTTGCGAGCGGTCGGCCATCGAATAGCTATCATCGACCAGGAGCACATGATGCGTGACACCGCTTCCCAGGAGACTTCCCCATTGTGACATCAGAACTGGACCGGCTAGCATCAGCACTGCTAAGGCAATCGCTGAAGTACGTAGCAAGAGCAGCAAGAGCTGGCGGAGCATGATCCATTTCTTGTTTCGCTTTTGACTTTCGAGCAGAAAATCCATGGCCGCCCAATTGACCTTTTGGTGCCGACGCAGGTTGATCAAGTGGATCACCAGCGGCAGTGCCACTAAGGGCAGGCCAATAGAAAGCAGCGATTGAAACAAAAAACTCAAAACGATTTGTCCTAGGCGGTAGGGTGGGCATCGCCCACCACTTATTTGTTCGAAAAAATACTTGTGATTTGGTGGGCGATGCCCACCCTACTCAGTGAATTCGCTCGGCTGCAGTACGGTGGCACAAAAAAGCAGCTAGTGCCGCGTCCAAGGGGTCGCTTGTACGGATCAGCGCGTAATCGACCTCATTTTTGGCACACCCGTGGCGCAGGTCCGCCAGAAACCGGTCCAGAGACGCTAAATAGCCTTCGCGTAGCGCCCGAGGATTGCAGTTGAGGTGGTCAGGCAGCTCAAGCCCCTCGAATCGTGTCGGACCATCGAACGGGAAATCGAGCTCATCATCATCCATAATGTGCAGCAGTAATACGTCGTGACCACGCTGCCGCAGGAGTCTCAGGCCACGCAGTGTCGATTCGACGTCTCCTAATAAATCGGAGACGACTATCATCATTCCGCGGCGAGGACTGCTCTCAGCGATTTCGGTCAGAACGGCTCCTGCATCAGTTTTCTGATCAGGCTGGTTGGCATCGAGGGTTCTGACGATCGCGTGCAGATGTTTCTGCGAACTGCTGAGCGGAGAACGCGCACGAATATGGTCGTCAAATGCAATGCATGCTACGGAGTCGTGCTGTTTGAGTAACAGGTACGCCAGGCTCGTGGCGACGGTCGCGGCATACTCGTATTTATTCAATGGACCGTTGCCGTACTGCATGCTGGCAGATACGTCGACCAACAGCGTACAGTGCATGTTGGTCTCTTCTTCGAATTGCTTGATATACAATCGGTCTTGTTTGGCCCAGACCTTCCAATCGACGTGACGAAGGTCATCGCCGGGGACGTACTGCCGATGCTGCAAAAACTCCACCGACTGCCCAAAGTAGGGACTTCGGTGCATACCGGTCTGCAAGCCTTCGACAATGTGCCGAGCGCGAAGTTCAAGTCGGCTGATTCGCCGGATGGCCTCAGGATGCAAAAATCGCTTGGAATCGGGCGTCATTGGCCAATTCGTCCTCCTGGGTTGGCGTAGCGGCAAGCAGAGAATCAATGACCTTATCCGAAGTGATGCCATCGCTCTCGGCGGCAAAGTTAACGACGATCCGATGTCGTAAGACGGGCTTGGCCAATGCCTGGATGTCGGCCACAGTGACATGGGACCGCCGATTCATGAGAGCCCTTGCTTTGGCACCGATTATCAAGAATTGCACCGCCCGTGGTCCGGCACCCCATGCTAGTTGATCGACGATGAAGTCTGGCACGCCTTCTTCGTGAACACGGGTTTGGCGAACCAAGGAAAGTGTGTAGCGAATCACATGGTCAGACACAGGGACTTCGCGAACCAGTTTTTGGAGTGCGAGAATTTCCTCAGGAGCCACCACGGGCACAATCGTGTCGTGGGGAGTCGTTGTGGTGCGGCGGGCAACCTCAAACTCTTCATCAAAGCTGGGGTAGGTCACCAATACTTTGAACATGAAGCGGTCTTGCTGGGCCTCGGGTAGAGGGTAGGTTCCCTCTTGCTCGATAGGGTTCTGAGTGGCCAGTACAAAGAAAGGATCCGACAACTGATGGCGAATTCGACCGACGGTCACTTGGCGTTCTTGCATTGCCTCAAGCAGGGCGGCTTGAGTTTTGGGCGGGGTGCGATTGATCTCGTCAGCTAGAATGATATTTGAAAAGAGCGGTCCTTCCAGAAATCGTAGATCGCGCTGGCCGGTCGAGCGGTTCTCTTCGATAATGTCTGTGCCGGTAATATCGGCAGGCATCAGGTCGGGGGTAAACTGGATACGGCTAAAGGAAAGATTGAGAGTTCGTGAGAGCGTGCTAATCAACAATGTCTTAGCCAGCCCCGGCACACCTTCGAGCATACAGTGGCCGCGACTGAAGAGGCTGATCAGCAATTGATCGACGACTTCCTCTTGACCCACAATGACTTGGCGCAATTGCGCCCTGATATCATCGATAGCCGTTGCGAGTCGCTCGATGACTTGTCCGTTTTCATGCACCGGTTGGGGGGGACTCATTCGTGGGTTGCCTCTTTCCAATTATGTAAGAATCTTTTTCAGTTTAACGCTGATAAATCGGCAGGGACGCTTTGTCGAGTTGTAGGATGATCAAGTTGAGCGCCGTTGTATAAACGGGTCCAACCATTCCCTGTTCCCAAACTGCCACCGTATCATCGCCGATTTTCAGTAACTTCACTTCTCGCAATAGTCGTCGTGAGATGGAGTCAAGATACGTATTCCACTGCTCACCACCTTGCCGATACTCGACTTGCGAATAATAAAAATGAGCGTAGTGCCAATGTCCGAAACTGTCTTGGACGTCCGGCTTTAAGTTCTTTTCGCAATATTCCAACATGCGCGGTACATATTCGTCATCGTATTGGCCGGCATTGTATAAGCATGCGATTGCCGCCGCGGTAATCGCTGGGCGAGCGCCACCTCCTTTGGAACTGTACTGTACGCCGCCGTCACTAAGTGTACAGCGATGGATGTACTCAATCGCTTTGTCGATGATTTCCTTCGGAACAGATATTCCGGCGTTGCGGCAGCCTCTTAAGCCTTGAACTTGGGTGATAGTAGTTGAACCTTCGTCGAAACCGCTTCCGTCCTTGGCGCTAACATAGCCCCAGCCACCTGCATTGGTTTGAGCCTGGCCAGTAAAAATCACGGCTTGCGACAGCACACGAATCAAATCCTCACGGCGTTCGAGGTCCTCCTCCTCGCCCAAGATTTGAGAGAGAAACAACATGGCAAATCCATGACCATAGGTATAGCGGTCGTCATCCTGGTCGCCGATAAGCCCGTTGGGACGACTACGGCGGACGAGAAAATCGACAGCCCGTCGCAAGTTTTCTGAGTACTTTCCTTGTGTGGTCGTCGATCCTTCACACAGGAATGCCAGGCCCGCCAAGGAAGTCATTGCTGTAGGATAGCGACCCTGTGCAGACCAATGCCCGAGCTTCTCTTGTTGATAGGCAAGCCAGTCGAGGCCTTGTTCAACACGTTCCTTTACTTGGGGCGTAACCTTGCCGACAGCACGGGGCATCGATTCGCATAGTAAAGAAACGCTCAATGCAAACCCAACAAAAAATTGGATTGCCCGCGAATCACGCGATACAGCATAAAACCTACTTCGTTTTGCAATCAAGCGATTCGGATCTCTAGTTAAAAGTTTGAATTGATTCATGAAAGTTTAAATTCTACCCGTTCACGACTGTCGCACTTCGCAGGCTTTGTATTTATATCCCTCGGTGCGTAGGAAGAAAACTGCGGTTCGAAAGTTGGGCTCCAGAGTATTCGCCTAAAAAGGATCAACAGCCTTGCGAAATCGCTCTAGGATACGATTGAGCCCCTGAGTACCACTCTTGTCGCGATTGTTTGCCTCGACCGTAGCAGGAGGCTCTGGTGGACGTGGCAAATCGGTAAATCTCAACTTCACTGTGCGATTGATCATCTCCAGGGAAACTTCGTGAGATGATTCATCTGCTGAAACAAGGCACATATTCCCCGAATTCTGCACGGCCTCGTCGGCGAAGAGAACTCTCCCTGATGCCTTCTCTAACAGCAAGATGCTGGCCAATGGCTTGGTGCCACCCCCCCCCTGCACACGATAAAAACGTGCAAAAGAAATTACCGGTGAGTCTGGTGGCTGTGACAACATGAGTGCTTCTTGGCGAACCTGGGCCGGACGCGACCACATCGGTGAGCCCGTAGCAGCATCGAATGCCATAAGTTCTCCATCGAAAGACTTGTAGTCTGGGAAGTTCACCCAGGTTCGTC contains:
- a CDS encoding coiled-coil domain-containing protein — protein: MPPRLRHHGNTYILAWVTLLAIVIPCAAQAAEQDSNPSPPQLAEKEAGLAEQFDRLELLAGRLAELSKSTQPRRAELLRQLVAKSREKELPEQFRSVIDALKQDRLSEASEVQTSLHSELQAMLELLLQEDRDRQIESQTKRISKYLAELNKLIRQQRGIKARTAGGDSQEELSDDQGRTAESAGKLGEQIAETEGTSKLSPKSSESKSQDASPSSEGKSAESSETPPGDASPSESSPAESSPSESSPSQPSPSSGEPSEGKPSKSSGQPSQGQGNNSSGSPQSSDQEQQQQSPADSAVEKLKQAQQRMQQAQERLDEAQRDESVKEQEQALRDLEQAKAELEKILRQLREEELERMLVMLEARLRKMLEAQNNVYDQTLKLNESVDRVAEHELEIASATLGRKEEQIVGEVDRALILLKEDGSSVAFPEALQQVREDMQTVAGRLRSVKTDKITQAVEQDIIETLEEMLAALQQALKEMREQRASQQQGGGGQPGEQPLVDQLAELRMIRALQMRVNRRTEFYATLIKGDQAEDAELLEALDQLSERQGHIFEATRDLHQGANQ
- a CDS encoding DUF4175 domain-containing protein, with protein sequence MSTVALSYTIPKLVRSKVRSLRWLVRGYVLVEGLATVVIGICLAFWLMLFLDWMFEPSPLVRVVFGIGVILAMAVLTWKSLLSRLFARLPDSSLALLVERNFPDIQQSLVTTIQGQRHAESLTPTESELLEHTSAEASAKLAHVELSQIFRYGPLLWKCAIALLLCGSIAVFATIHTDAFAFFLQRIQLSNTPWPRRVQLAVTGFDEVDGQRVINIARDDNFELKVRASLLDEHVAPEQVEIRYRLPDGRRGRDTMTQIGQAQAGQADSQPFQYEFKNLASDISFDLIGGDDRIYDLRLHVVERPQIVRTELECEFPAYLRRVPQTLPFSGRIEIPQGTQSICQIEVNKSLRGVQVYDSGTKEQLNASMSADDPRRFAIPLDTAKIDRVLLVDVQDTDGVSNREPYRLMVSVVPDEIPEVAVQLRGIGSAVTPQATIPFSGAIRDDYAVTSAWIEGQTDKLEPQRRELPASSITGRDIAELGRFDLAATSPQTHKKTLALKPGQQLTLSVKAQDAYNLEQAPHIGSSQRFVLDVVTDSELRSILEKRELGLRQRFEAIHEKMIATRELLTRIELEPKSDEGTPLAEEDKVLRRERDKLRVSGVLQNITQLTFETLGVAEGFEDIVIELENNRISTEELTERLQNNIAEPLHEVAKNLMPKLETQVLKLPAALDEAHENTRVQSEAIIQSDVVIEAMQRILDRMLELESYNELVELLRGIVTEQKELNEATRARRLEKLRSLLDDE
- a CDS encoding vWA domain-containing protein, which codes for MNPLLAVTPNGNAQHFVTWELRRLAQVDDPRLLWFLLGVGALLIVACVIWLYRRESDTMSPWLRILFPALRISAWLGAALFFLGLEKRIDQQIVSDSHVAVLVDTSQSMSVSDLQVADGQSESRGKAVENALKDSEFLDALRQQHKVELATFDRETHKVASWNRNKSEIEELQPTDPSASESSAEELDWSELLEPRGRETRLGDALRSMLKQQRTGQLAGVIVITDGDQNTGIDALSLFNAENRSSVPLYTVGVGSSEPRRNVRIQELNAPARVYPEDRTTVTGVIQAEGFAGRSAKVQLYAREAQSQNAVTSLVEEQEVHFTDEQQVVPVEFEIEPAAIGSLILEMKVAESSEDQYAGDNRREVELEVVEASTRVLLIAGGASRDYQFLRNQLYRDRHAKVDVWVQSASGAVSQEADQILHEFPQTKEELYEYDCIVAFDPNWEFLDARQVDLLESWVAEEAGGLIVVAGPIYTLSWSQSPEHTKIRSLYPVEFQRRLTLLDDGLYGSTTPWPILFTREGEEAEFLSLTDDPNESQLLWSEFPGVYGCYAVKGPKAGARVLGYYGDPDASLTADYPVYMAEQFYGGGRVFYLGSGELWRLRALDPSHFEVLTTRLIRHVSQGRLMKGSSRGRLLVEQDRYAVGSDVVVRAQLLAASREPLLADNVLARVVNDQGEGQNLLLKADKSRPGNFIGQFTVKQAGSYRIELAVPDSVDEQMVRRIQAVLPDLEFENTQRNDELLAQLAQLSDGKYYTSLDHAIHGDDSSNEENIIRPIDQLIESRAETRILRGTPDTDFTQWLNKILMGVICGALCLEWLLRRLMKLA